A region from the Acidobacteriota bacterium genome encodes:
- a CDS encoding CHAT domain-containing protein, whose protein sequence is MTDCLDCDVTVNGFGQATLRVAGADYSGRPDLDEDQQRRLLEAGLDPQHYGSLLFTALFRQGDDLLTGYRAALALAQHSERTLRLRLSVADTAPAVLHELNWEEMFDPKLNIALGRSRETIFSRYAAVPLPPPPPLTERPRLLVVVASPHNLSSFGLSVIAVDDTRRQIEDALRPLGSQIDWTFLEGRPTPERVFEQLVQGQYHLLHLYAHGLLRADGRDARLVLEDEDGQAAFVDEDRFSNIFEGERGLRLVTMVACQSGAVAKSGPFGGLARALIARGCPAVVAMQKTISVESAMHFTRAFYGQLAAWGEVDRAVSAARQQLYLRDATSPEWSIPVLTTRLRDGRLWTPTATPVAPVRVDAAFPWRDIVSETRKGRIVPVLGPDINHGLIPTTRQVSARWVAEYGLSSAIDGRPEDLPRVAKIVETLDGIAQAPHRRLEEIYRDELLARRDAAGRKALEDADTADVFDVIGRSYFELDPEAPHAQLARLGLTTFITGNYDSLMSVALRWAGREPIERDCPWRGSDKESKSKVAMGDRASPLVLHLFGSKPTSFVLTEDDFLEFLRVTARDPWRLPDRLVRICSESILLFLGFNVRELSFRVLFKTLVSRVREFSDGARVAVLQIHDGSPGPQGDSHVRELDNFEAKYCDEINLKLYKGSVRGFLTELGKRVQE, encoded by the coding sequence ATGACGGACTGCCTCGACTGCGACGTGACGGTGAACGGGTTCGGACAGGCGACGCTCCGCGTGGCGGGCGCCGACTACTCCGGACGCCCCGACCTCGACGAAGACCAGCAGCGCCGACTGCTCGAAGCCGGGCTCGACCCGCAGCACTACGGCAGCCTGCTCTTCACGGCGCTCTTCCGCCAGGGCGACGATCTGCTCACGGGCTACCGGGCGGCGCTGGCACTCGCCCAACACAGCGAACGGACGCTCCGGTTGCGCCTCTCGGTGGCCGACACGGCCCCGGCCGTGCTGCACGAGCTCAACTGGGAGGAGATGTTCGACCCGAAGCTGAACATCGCGCTCGGCCGGTCGCGCGAGACGATCTTCTCGCGGTACGCGGCCGTGCCGTTGCCGCCTCCGCCACCGCTCACCGAGCGCCCCCGCCTGCTCGTCGTGGTCGCGAGCCCGCACAACCTCTCGTCGTTCGGGCTGTCGGTCATCGCCGTCGACGACACCCGCCGCCAGATCGAGGACGCCCTGCGCCCGCTCGGCTCGCAGATCGACTGGACGTTCCTGGAGGGCCGACCCACGCCCGAGCGGGTGTTCGAGCAGCTCGTGCAGGGCCAATATCATCTGCTGCACCTCTACGCGCACGGCCTGCTCCGCGCCGACGGCCGAGACGCGCGCCTCGTCCTCGAAGACGAGGACGGGCAAGCCGCGTTCGTCGACGAGGACCGCTTCTCGAACATCTTCGAGGGCGAGCGGGGCCTGCGGCTGGTGACGATGGTGGCGTGCCAGAGCGGGGCGGTGGCCAAGAGCGGGCCGTTCGGCGGCCTCGCCCGTGCGCTGATCGCGCGCGGGTGCCCCGCCGTGGTCGCCATGCAGAAGACCATCTCGGTCGAGAGCGCGATGCACTTCACGCGCGCTTTCTACGGCCAGCTCGCGGCCTGGGGCGAGGTCGACCGCGCGGTCTCCGCCGCCCGGCAGCAGCTCTACCTGCGCGACGCGACGAGCCCCGAGTGGTCGATCCCGGTCCTGACCACGCGCCTGCGCGACGGGCGGCTGTGGACGCCGACGGCCACGCCGGTCGCGCCGGTACGGGTCGACGCCGCGTTTCCGTGGCGCGACATCGTGTCGGAGACGCGCAAGGGACGCATCGTGCCCGTGCTCGGCCCCGACATCAACCACGGGCTGATCCCGACGACGCGTCAGGTCTCGGCCCGCTGGGTCGCCGAGTACGGGCTCTCGTCGGCGATCGACGGCCGGCCGGAAGACCTGCCACGCGTGGCGAAGATCGTCGAGACGCTCGACGGCATCGCGCAGGCCCCGCACCGCCGGCTCGAGGAGATCTACCGCGACGAACTGCTCGCGCGGCGCGACGCCGCAGGCCGGAAGGCGCTCGAAGACGCCGACACGGCCGACGTCTTCGACGTCATCGGCCGAAGCTACTTCGAGCTCGATCCCGAGGCCCCGCACGCGCAGCTCGCCCGGCTCGGCCTCACCACGTTCATCACCGGCAACTACGACTCGCTGATGAGCGTCGCGCTGCGATGGGCGGGACGCGAACCCATCGAACGCGACTGCCCCTGGCGGGGCAGCGACAAGGAGTCGAAGAGCAAGGTCGCCATGGGCGATCGCGCGTCGCCGCTCGTGCTGCACCTCTTCGGGTCGAAACCCACGTCGTTCGTCCTCACCGAGGACGATTTCCTGGAGTTCCTGCGGGTGACGGCGCGCGACCCCTGGCGGCTGCCCGATCGGCTGGTCCGGATCTGCTCGGAGTCGATCCTGCTCTTCCTCGGGTTCAACGTCCGCGAGCTGAGCTTCCGCGTCCTGTTCAAGACGCTCGTCTCGCGCGTTCGCGAGTTCAGCGACGGCGCGCGGGTCGCGGTGCTCCAGATCCACGACGGGTCGCCGGGGCCGCAGGGCGACAGTCACGTGCGCGAGCTCGACAACTTCGAAGCGAAGTACTGCGACGAAATCAACCTGAAGCTATACAAGGGCAGCGTCAGGGGGTTTCTGACGGAGTTGGGTAAACGCGTGCAGGAGTGA
- a CDS encoding HD domain-containing protein, with amino-acid sequence MSHPLFSSSFDRALKLAAIVHARQRRKGTQVPYIAHPVHVARLLALDGQPHVVVLAGVLHDVLEDFDAANSQTRTELAEVFPELAATPDDPAAWTRALGATVEREFGAETRRCVEAVTEVKRHDGAARPWKVRKLEQLDHLRQADPPVAALKAADALHNVASILADLDANGVSVFARFKAPADETLWYYRTVAEIAAERLDGTPSGLAVELAVAVDRLASAVDATRP; translated from the coding sequence ATGTCCCACCCCCTCTTCTCGAGCTCGTTCGACCGCGCGCTGAAACTGGCCGCCATCGTCCACGCCCGGCAGCGGCGGAAGGGCACGCAGGTTCCGTACATCGCGCACCCGGTTCACGTCGCCAGGCTGCTGGCCCTCGACGGGCAGCCCCACGTCGTCGTGCTCGCCGGTGTGCTGCACGACGTGCTCGAGGACTTCGACGCGGCCAATTCTCAGACCCGCACGGAACTGGCCGAGGTGTTCCCGGAGCTGGCGGCGACGCCCGACGATCCCGCCGCGTGGACGCGCGCGCTCGGGGCAACCGTCGAGCGGGAGTTCGGGGCCGAGACCAGGCGGTGTGTCGAGGCGGTCACCGAGGTGAAGCGTCATGATGGCGCCGCGCGGCCCTGGAAGGTGCGCAAGCTCGAGCAACTCGATCACCTGCGCCAGGCCGACCCGCCGGTGGCCGCGCTCAAGGCCGCCGACGCTCTCCACAACGTGGCGTCGATTCTCGCCGACCTCGACGCCAATGGCGTGTCCGTGTTCGCGCGGTTCAAGGCCCCCGCCGACGAGACGCTGTGGTACTACCGCACCGTCGCCGAGATCGCGGCCGAGCGACTCGATGGGACGCCAAGCGGCCTCGCCGTCGAGCTGGCGGTGGCCGTCGACCGGCTGGCTTCCGCCGTCGACGCGACCCGGCCATGA
- a CDS encoding aminotransferase class V-fold PLP-dependent enzyme, with translation MSDAPTPDTALARVLAEVAADATDTVARRFASVAADYVARAARGDGAVSTPRPSAELARRFDEPMPAAGAALDLVLARLERDVLSDANRLVHPMAMGHQVSPPLPVAAWTDAVIAALNQSVAVAEMSPTATAVEHRVVRWLCDLAGFGEGAGGTFTSGGTEATFSALLAARAAILPEALEHGMSGDPPVVLCGEHAHYAVKRAVGQLGLGMRQALAVPSDGWRMSPAALERLLDRCAGDGRRVMAVVATAGCTATGAFDDLEAIGQICHRHGTWLHVDGAHGATALVSPTHRHRMRGVERATSLAWDAHKMLLMPLAAGVLLVSDESRLDAAFAQSAPYLFHGGEDGRVWDQGVRSFMCSRRADVLKVWVALQRHGLEGFAALYDALAASARALWEEVQARDDFEAAHEPETNILCFRWVGPSTLDAAALDERNRLVRERYNRSGAGWITTTVLGGRRWLRTTIMNPRTTRVHLRALLDGLARVAAQCG, from the coding sequence GTGAGCGACGCCCCGACGCCCGACACCGCGCTCGCTCGGGTGCTCGCCGAGGTCGCCGCCGATGCGACCGACACGGTCGCCCGGCGGTTCGCCTCCGTGGCCGCGGACTACGTCGCGCGCGCCGCGCGCGGCGACGGTGCGGTGTCGACGCCGCGCCCCAGCGCCGAGCTCGCCCGCCGCTTCGACGAACCCATGCCTGCGGCGGGAGCCGCGCTCGACCTCGTCCTGGCGCGACTCGAGCGCGACGTGCTCTCCGACGCCAACCGCCTCGTGCATCCGATGGCCATGGGGCACCAGGTTTCGCCGCCGCTGCCGGTGGCGGCCTGGACGGACGCGGTCATCGCGGCCCTCAACCAGTCGGTGGCCGTCGCCGAGATGAGCCCAACCGCGACCGCGGTCGAGCACCGCGTGGTCCGCTGGCTGTGCGATCTCGCCGGGTTCGGCGAGGGCGCCGGGGGCACCTTCACGTCGGGCGGGACGGAAGCCACCTTCTCGGCCCTGCTCGCCGCCCGCGCGGCCATCCTCCCCGAGGCGCTCGAACACGGGATGTCCGGCGATCCGCCCGTCGTGCTGTGCGGCGAACACGCGCACTACGCCGTCAAGCGCGCGGTCGGACAGCTCGGCCTCGGCATGCGGCAGGCGCTCGCCGTGCCCTCGGACGGGTGGCGCATGAGCCCCGCTGCGCTCGAGCGGCTCCTCGACCGCTGCGCCGGCGACGGCCGCCGCGTGATGGCCGTCGTCGCGACCGCCGGCTGCACGGCCACCGGCGCGTTCGACGACCTCGAGGCCATCGGCCAGATCTGCCACCGTCACGGGACGTGGTTGCACGTCGACGGCGCCCACGGGGCCACCGCGCTCGTCTCGCCGACCCATCGCCACCGGATGCGCGGCGTGGAGCGCGCGACCTCGCTCGCCTGGGACGCCCACAAGATGTTGCTGATGCCGCTCGCGGCCGGCGTGCTGCTGGTCAGCGACGAGTCGCGGCTCGACGCCGCGTTCGCGCAGAGTGCGCCCTACCTGTTCCATGGCGGCGAGGACGGCCGTGTGTGGGACCAGGGGGTCCGCTCGTTCATGTGTTCGCGCCGGGCCGACGTCCTCAAGGTCTGGGTCGCCCTGCAGCGTCACGGGCTCGAGGGCTTCGCCGCGCTCTACGACGCGCTCGCCGCGAGCGCGCGGGCGCTCTGGGAGGAGGTCCAGGCCCGCGACGACTTCGAGGCCGCCCACGAGCCCGAGACGAACATCCTCTGCTTCCGCTGGGTGGGGCCGTCGACGCTCGACGCCGCCGCGCTCGACGAGCGCAACCGTCTCGTGCGCGAGCGCTACAACCGGTCGGGCGCGGGGTGGATCACGACAACGGTGCTGGGCGGCCGGCGCTGGCTGCGGACGACGATCATGAACCCGCGGACGACCCGAGTCCACCTGCGGGCGCTGCTCGACGGCCTGGCGCGAGTGGCCGCTCAGTGCGGGTAG
- a CDS encoding PAS domain-containing protein, whose translation MRYPVADVLRRVSPGHFPAMYIDLVLNLTLLVALSVVSGFVVQRWPAHTRRGAIAQGLLFGGAAVLGMLRPVTLWPGLFFDGRSVVVSLCALYFGPWAALAAGLVTIAGRAALGGGGLVMGVLVVTSSAVIGVIAHERRRHDEVPPDARTLFLFGVVVHVVMLALFFVLPRHDALAALGRIGVPVIVLYPLATILAGRILSDQQAAARSVAALRESVDRFQRTTRITFNALWDLDLATRSLWWNDVFYQVFGYAKEPAAQTLEFWQARIHPDDKSRVGAGLEFALDGGHSHWSDEYRFRRADGSYAIVEDRASISRDEHGRATRVHGALQDITTRRLAESDLRLQSAALNATANAIVITDRDGTIVWANPAFSTLTGYRVEEAVGQNPRALLKSGVHDDAFYAEMWQTLLAGRVWSGELTNRRKDGSHYTEQQTITPVRDLQGDITHFVAIKWDLTRQRELETQFLHAQKMDSIGRLAGGVAHDFNNLLTIINGTAELLALQLDDGHPMGADVAQIREAGDRAASLTRQLLAFARKSPIAPVALDLGEVIGGMRGMLGRLLGEHVELVVNTNGSPLAIRADRGQIEQVVMNLVVNARDALPDGGRITIDARDATSQEVSAALLPADVRHVVLSVTDTGVGMDEDTRARVFEPFFTTKAVGRGTGLGLATVYAVVTQSGGQVQVESVPGHGSTFRVLLPSTNDGPREGAETGAAGDMLPRGETTVLVVEDDGPLRQLAARILRGAGYRVLTAEDAEQALRIVEGHVERIHLMLTDVVLPGLGGRDLAARVERLHPQTRIVFTSGFTDDARLRLDLADGRIPFLPKPYTAEQLLQAVQQQLGAA comes from the coding sequence GTGCGCTACCCTGTAGCGGATGTCCTGCGGCGCGTCTCCCCCGGCCACTTCCCGGCGATGTACATCGACCTCGTCCTGAACCTCACGCTGCTCGTCGCGCTGAGCGTCGTGTCGGGGTTCGTCGTGCAGCGGTGGCCCGCGCACACCCGGCGCGGTGCGATCGCCCAGGGGCTGCTGTTCGGCGGGGCCGCGGTGCTCGGCATGCTTCGCCCGGTGACGCTCTGGCCGGGGCTGTTCTTCGACGGCCGCTCGGTCGTGGTGAGCCTGTGCGCGCTCTACTTCGGCCCCTGGGCCGCTCTCGCGGCGGGCCTCGTCACCATCGCCGGGCGCGCGGCGCTCGGTGGCGGCGGGCTCGTCATGGGAGTCCTCGTCGTCACCTCATCGGCCGTCATCGGGGTGATCGCCCACGAGCGTCGTCGACACGACGAGGTCCCACCGGACGCGCGCACGCTGTTCCTCTTCGGCGTCGTCGTGCACGTCGTGATGCTCGCCCTGTTTTTCGTACTGCCCCGGCACGACGCGCTGGCCGCGCTCGGCCGGATCGGCGTTCCGGTGATCGTGCTCTACCCGCTGGCCACGATCCTCGCCGGCCGCATCCTCTCCGACCAGCAGGCCGCGGCCCGATCGGTGGCCGCGCTGCGCGAGAGCGTCGACCGGTTCCAGCGGACGACACGCATCACCTTCAACGCCCTGTGGGATCTGGACCTCGCGACGCGCAGCCTGTGGTGGAACGACGTGTTCTACCAGGTCTTCGGGTATGCGAAAGAGCCTGCGGCGCAGACGCTCGAGTTCTGGCAGGCGCGGATCCATCCCGACGACAAGAGCCGCGTCGGCGCCGGCCTCGAGTTCGCACTCGACGGCGGCCACTCGCACTGGTCGGACGAGTACCGGTTCCGCCGCGCCGACGGCAGCTACGCCATCGTGGAGGATCGGGCGAGCATCTCGCGCGACGAGCACGGCCGCGCCACAAGGGTGCACGGCGCGCTGCAGGACATCACCACGCGCCGGCTCGCCGAGTCGGACCTGCGCCTGCAGAGCGCCGCGTTGAACGCGACCGCCAACGCGATCGTGATCACCGACCGCGACGGCACGATCGTGTGGGCCAACCCGGCGTTCTCGACCCTCACCGGCTACCGCGTCGAGGAAGCCGTCGGGCAGAATCCGCGGGCCCTGCTCAAGTCGGGCGTGCACGACGACGCCTTCTACGCCGAGATGTGGCAGACGCTCCTCGCCGGCCGCGTGTGGAGCGGCGAGCTGACCAACAGGAGGAAGGACGGCAGCCACTACACCGAGCAGCAGACGATCACGCCCGTCAGGGACCTGCAAGGCGACATCACCCATTTCGTGGCGATCAAATGGGACCTGACGCGGCAGCGCGAGCTCGAGACGCAGTTCCTGCACGCCCAGAAGATGGACAGCATCGGCCGGCTCGCCGGTGGCGTCGCGCACGACTTCAACAACCTGCTCACCATCATCAACGGCACGGCCGAGCTGCTCGCCCTGCAGCTCGACGACGGGCATCCGATGGGCGCCGACGTCGCGCAGATCCGCGAGGCAGGCGATCGCGCCGCATCGCTCACGCGTCAGCTGCTCGCCTTCGCGAGGAAGAGCCCCATCGCGCCCGTCGCGCTCGATCTCGGCGAGGTGATCGGCGGCATGCGCGGCATGCTCGGTCGCCTGCTCGGCGAGCACGTCGAGCTCGTCGTGAACACGAACGGCTCTCCGCTCGCGATCCGAGCCGATCGCGGACAAATCGAACAGGTCGTGATGAACCTCGTGGTCAACGCCCGCGATGCGCTGCCCGACGGCGGTCGCATCACGATCGACGCCCGTGACGCGACGTCCCAGGAGGTGTCGGCGGCCCTGTTGCCGGCCGACGTGCGCCACGTCGTGCTGTCGGTCACCGACACGGGCGTCGGCATGGACGAGGACACGCGCGCGCGAGTCTTCGAGCCGTTCTTCACGACCAAGGCGGTGGGCCGGGGCACCGGACTTGGGTTGGCGACGGTCTACGCCGTCGTGACGCAGAGCGGCGGGCAGGTGCAGGTCGAGAGCGTCCCCGGCCACGGCAGCACCTTCCGCGTGCTGCTGCCCAGCACGAACGACGGGCCCCGGGAAGGCGCGGAGACCGGCGCGGCCGGCGACATGCTCCCACGCGGCGAGACGACGGTCCTCGTCGTAGAGGACGATGGCCCGCTTCGTCAGCTCGCGGCGCGGATCCTCAGAGGTGCTGGCTACCGCGTGCTGACGGCCGAGGACGCCGAGCAGGCGCTGCGCATCGTCGAGGGCCACGTCGAGCGAATTCACCTGATGCTCACCGACGTCGTGCTCCCCGGTCTCGGCGGACGCGACCTCGCGGCCAGGGTCGAGCGCCTGCATCCGCAAACCCGCATCGTCTTCACGTCGGGCTTCACCGACGATGCCAGGCTGCGTCTCGACCTCGCGGACGGCAGGATCCCGTTCCTTCCGAAGCCCTACACCGCGGAGCAGTTGCTGCAGGCGGTCCAGCAGCAGCTCGGGGCGGCCTGA
- a CDS encoding L-lactate permease, translating into MSTTAAPGVLALLALTPIVTVGVLLVGFRLPASRAMPVAYAVTLLVAALVWRVTPLGLVAASLQGLLLAATLLYIIFGALLLLATLGASGAVATIRDAFTGISPDRRVQAIIVGWLFGSFIEGASGFGTPAAIAAPLMLALGFPAMAAVMVGLVIQSTPVSFGAVGTPILVGVAGGLDADLAREAIVAGGWTARSHLEHVAVRVAVLHAAAGTLVPLFLCAMLTRFYGARRSAREGLAAWPFALFSAFAFTVPYLACAVLLGPEFPSLIGGALGLAVVVAAARRGWFVPREVWDFAPRRDWERAWMGRIEPATDARRAHMSTARAWLPYGVVAVLLLVTRLPSLGLGAWLAGVDIGPASILGSGIGQSFLPLYSPGFLFIVTCVVTYGLHRMRAGEIRQSWRVAASQLRGAAVALVFALPMVRVFIESGPALNASGLDSMPLMLAQTAADVAGQAWPLCAPWIGALGAFVAGSNTVSNLMFALFQFATALKIGADPAVVVAVQAVGGAAGNMITVHNVVAASATVGLIGQEGALIRKTLVPMVYYCLLTGALAWWWAA; encoded by the coding sequence CTGTCGACGACCGCCGCGCCCGGCGTACTGGCCCTGCTGGCCCTCACGCCCATTGTCACCGTCGGGGTGCTTCTCGTCGGCTTCCGCCTGCCGGCGTCGCGGGCGATGCCCGTCGCGTACGCCGTGACGCTGCTCGTGGCCGCGCTCGTCTGGCGGGTGACCCCGCTCGGGCTCGTCGCCGCGAGCCTGCAGGGCCTGCTGCTGGCCGCGACGCTGCTCTACATCATCTTCGGCGCGCTGCTGCTGCTCGCCACGCTCGGCGCAAGCGGGGCCGTCGCCACCATCCGCGACGCCTTCACCGGCATCAGTCCCGACCGCCGCGTGCAGGCGATCATCGTAGGCTGGCTCTTCGGCAGCTTCATCGAGGGCGCGTCGGGGTTCGGCACGCCGGCGGCGATCGCGGCGCCGCTCATGCTGGCGCTGGGGTTTCCGGCGATGGCCGCGGTGATGGTGGGGCTCGTCATCCAGAGCACGCCGGTGTCGTTCGGGGCGGTCGGCACGCCCATCCTCGTCGGCGTGGCCGGCGGCCTCGATGCCGACCTGGCGCGCGAGGCGATCGTGGCGGGCGGCTGGACGGCACGCTCCCATCTCGAGCACGTCGCGGTGCGCGTCGCGGTGCTCCATGCGGCGGCGGGCACGCTCGTCCCGCTCTTCCTCTGCGCGATGCTGACGCGGTTCTACGGCGCCCGCCGCAGCGCGCGGGAGGGCTTGGCGGCGTGGCCCTTCGCGCTCTTCTCGGCGTTCGCCTTCACCGTGCCGTACCTCGCCTGCGCCGTGCTGCTCGGGCCCGAGTTTCCGTCGTTGATCGGTGGCGCCTTGGGCCTGGCCGTCGTCGTCGCGGCCGCGCGCCGCGGCTGGTTCGTGCCGCGGGAGGTCTGGGACTTCGCGCCACGCCGCGACTGGGAGCGGGCGTGGATGGGCCGCATCGAGCCCGCGACCGACGCCCGCCGCGCGCACATGTCGACCGCCCGGGCCTGGCTGCCGTACGGTGTCGTCGCGGTGCTCCTGCTCGTGACCCGGCTGCCGTCGCTCGGCCTCGGCGCCTGGCTGGCTGGCGTCGACATCGGGCCGGCGAGCATTCTCGGGAGCGGCATCGGACAGTCGTTCCTGCCGCTTTACTCGCCGGGCTTCCTGTTCATCGTCACGTGCGTCGTGACCTACGGCCTGCACCGGATGCGCGCGGGCGAGATCCGGCAGTCGTGGCGCGTCGCGGCGAGCCAGCTCCGCGGTGCGGCCGTGGCCCTCGTGTTCGCCCTGCCCATGGTGCGGGTCTTCATCGAGTCGGGCCCCGCCCTGAACGCGTCCGGTCTCGACAGCATGCCGCTGATGCTGGCCCAGACGGCCGCCGACGTCGCCGGCCAGGCGTGGCCGCTCTGTGCTCCCTGGATCGGGGCACTCGGCGCGTTCGTCGCCGGCAGCAACACGGTGTCGAACCTGATGTTCGCCCTGTTCCAGTTCGCCACCGCGCTGAAGATCGGTGCCGATCCGGCGGTGGTCGTCGCGGTCCAGGCCGTCGGCGGGGCGGCGGGCAACATGATCACCGTGCACAACGTGGTGGCGGCCTCGGCGACGGTCGGTCTGATCGGGCAGGAAGGAGCGCTCATTCGCAAGACGCTCGTCCCGATGGTCTACTACTGCCTGCTGACGGGCGCGCTCGCCTGGTGGTGGGCGGCCTGA
- a CDS encoding alpha-hydroxy-acid oxidizing protein, producing the protein MRLRVPSPRVLNIGDLRRLAERRLPRVVFDYIDGGAEAEITLRDNCRAFDRVTFRPRCAVTFPSVDLRTTVLGHDLALPLLLAPVGSSRMFWPRGEAVAARAAGEAGTIYVLSTLSGTRLEEVRAASSGACWFQLYLCGGREVALEGIARARAAGYSALVVTIDTPVAGLRERDVRNGTPQLLTRRPATMLPWVGQLLARPRWLWAFVTDGGLMAFPNIVLPSGPMAYADVAAALEQAAVSWPDLAWIREAWPGALVIKGVHTSDDARRAVDAGAAAIVVSNHGGRQLDGVAPTLRALPEVVAAVAGRAEVLLDGGIRRGSDIAKAIALGARAVLVGRAYAYGLAAAGDEGVTAAIGILRSDLVRTLKLLGCPSVSALDATYVDVPHDWH; encoded by the coding sequence ATGCGCCTCCGCGTGCCGTCACCCCGCGTCCTCAACATCGGCGACCTTCGGCGCCTCGCCGAGCGTCGCCTGCCGCGCGTCGTCTTCGACTACATCGACGGCGGCGCCGAGGCCGAGATCACCCTGCGCGACAACTGTCGCGCCTTCGATCGCGTCACGTTCCGGCCGCGGTGCGCGGTCACGTTCCCCTCGGTCGATCTGCGCACCACGGTGCTCGGACACGACCTCGCCCTTCCCCTCCTGCTCGCCCCCGTCGGCAGCAGCCGCATGTTCTGGCCGCGTGGCGAGGCGGTCGCCGCCCGCGCTGCCGGTGAGGCGGGCACCATCTACGTTCTGTCGACCCTGTCGGGTACCCGCCTCGAGGAGGTCAGGGCGGCCTCGTCTGGCGCCTGCTGGTTCCAGCTCTATCTCTGCGGGGGGCGCGAGGTCGCGCTGGAGGGCATCGCTCGTGCGCGGGCGGCCGGGTACTCCGCGCTCGTGGTGACCATCGACACGCCGGTCGCGGGCCTGCGGGAGCGCGACGTCCGGAACGGCACGCCCCAACTGCTGACGCGCCGTCCCGCGACGATGCTGCCCTGGGTGGGGCAGTTGCTCGCGCGCCCGCGGTGGCTCTGGGCATTCGTGACCGATGGCGGCCTGATGGCCTTTCCGAACATCGTCCTGCCGAGCGGCCCGATGGCCTACGCCGACGTCGCGGCGGCCCTCGAGCAGGCCGCGGTCAGTTGGCCGGATCTCGCGTGGATTCGCGAGGCCTGGCCTGGCGCCCTGGTCATCAAAGGCGTGCACACGAGCGACGATGCCAGGCGGGCGGTGGACGCCGGGGCCGCCGCGATCGTGGTGTCGAACCACGGCGGACGCCAGCTCGATGGCGTGGCGCCGACGCTGCGCGCGCTGCCCGAGGTCGTCGCGGCCGTCGCGGGGCGGGCCGAAGTGCTGCTCGACGGCGGCATCCGCCGCGGCAGCGACATCGCGAAAGCGATCGCCTTGGGCGCCCGGGCCGTGCTCGTCGGCCGCGCGTACGCCTACGGCCTCGCCGCTGCCGGCGACGAGGGGGTGACCGCGGCGATCGGCATCCTGCGCTCCGACCTCGTTCGCACGCTCAAGCTGCTGGGCTGCCCCTCGGTGTCGGCGCTCGACGCGACGTACGTCGACGTACCTCACGACTGGCACTGA